A part of Mycolicibacterium sp. TUM20985 genomic DNA contains:
- a CDS encoding sensor histidine kinase — MVDYFATEPVRVSALLRLPLIALMGVLVWLWEVDSWLPQVYTTILGVYAVAALLWAVLVVRGPVPSWGGWLSTGVDVLAVVSLCVVSGGATAALLPVFFLLPLSVAFGDRPVLTGVLGLGTAACYLGAWIVYSKRDDHIGLPDVVYLQFGFLIWLAVATTALCLVLTRRAARVTALLDVRRRLVAESMQADERTNRELAEHLHDGPLQTLLAARLELDEVRERTPDPALDMVYAALNDTAAGLRSTVTALHPQVLAQLGLTPGIRELLRQFENRGDFIVGAELDDVGKPLSQALLYRAARELLTNVTKHAGASEVSVRMFREGDRVVLTVADDGVGFEPSIVDQRVAEGHIGLASLQARFDSMGGRMTIDSDAGRGTLVTVTSPPEDLPD, encoded by the coding sequence ATGGTCGACTACTTCGCCACAGAACCCGTCCGCGTCTCGGCGCTGCTTCGCCTTCCGCTGATCGCACTGATGGGCGTCCTGGTGTGGCTGTGGGAGGTCGACAGCTGGCTGCCGCAGGTCTACACCACGATCCTCGGCGTCTACGCCGTGGCGGCGCTGCTGTGGGCGGTGCTGGTCGTCCGCGGACCCGTGCCGTCGTGGGGCGGATGGCTGTCGACGGGCGTCGACGTGCTAGCCGTCGTATCGCTGTGCGTCGTCTCCGGGGGTGCGACCGCCGCGCTGCTGCCGGTGTTCTTCCTGCTACCGCTGTCCGTCGCATTCGGCGACCGGCCGGTCCTGACGGGCGTGCTGGGGTTGGGCACCGCGGCGTGTTACCTCGGCGCATGGATCGTCTACTCCAAGCGCGACGACCACATCGGCCTGCCGGACGTCGTCTATCTGCAGTTCGGCTTCCTGATCTGGCTGGCGGTCGCCACGACGGCGCTGTGCCTGGTGCTGACGCGGCGCGCGGCCCGGGTCACCGCGCTGCTCGACGTGCGCCGCAGGCTGGTGGCCGAGTCGATGCAGGCCGACGAACGCACCAATCGTGAACTGGCCGAGCATCTGCACGACGGCCCGCTGCAGACTCTGCTCGCGGCGCGCCTGGAACTCGACGAGGTGCGCGAACGCACGCCCGACCCTGCGCTGGACATGGTCTACGCGGCGCTGAACGATACGGCTGCGGGCCTGCGCTCGACGGTGACGGCGCTGCATCCGCAGGTGCTCGCACAGCTGGGCCTCACCCCGGGGATACGAGAGCTGTTGCGGCAGTTCGAGAACCGTGGCGATTTCATCGTCGGCGCCGAGCTCGACGACGTTGGCAAGCCGCTCTCGCAGGCGTTGCTGTACCGCGCGGCACGCGAGCTGCTCACCAACGTCACCAAGCACGCGGGCGCCAGCGAAGTGTCCGTTCGGATGTTCCGCGAGGGCGACCGCGTCGTGCTCACGGTCGCCGACGACGGGGTGGGATTCGAACCGTCGATCGTGGATCAGCGGGTGGCCGAGGGGCACATCGGGCTGGCATCGCTACAAGCCCGCTTCGACTCGATGGGCGGTCGCATGACCATCGACTCCGATGCGGGCCGCGGCACGCTGGTCACCGTGACCTCGCCGCCCGAAGACCTACCGGACTGA
- a CDS encoding response regulator transcription factor has product MAGEKVRVVVGDDHPLFRDGVIRALSASGTIEVIAEAADGVAALALIREHGPQVALLDYRMPGLDGAQVAAAVRRDQLPTRVLLLSAHDESAIVYSALQDGAAGFISKESSRAELVDAVLNCAEGRDVVAPNLAAGLVGEIQRRNVADTPTLSPREREVLGHIASGQTIPAMAKHMFLAPSTVKTHVQRLYEKLGVGDRGAAVAEAMRRGLLE; this is encoded by the coding sequence GTGGCGGGCGAGAAGGTGCGCGTGGTGGTGGGCGACGACCATCCGCTGTTCCGCGACGGCGTCATCCGCGCCCTGTCCGCAAGCGGCACCATCGAGGTGATCGCGGAGGCCGCCGACGGAGTGGCGGCGCTGGCCCTGATTCGTGAGCACGGGCCGCAGGTCGCCCTACTGGACTACCGGATGCCCGGCCTCGATGGCGCGCAGGTCGCCGCCGCGGTCCGTCGCGACCAGCTGCCGACACGGGTCCTCCTGCTTTCAGCGCACGACGAGTCCGCGATCGTCTACAGCGCGTTGCAGGACGGAGCGGCGGGGTTCATCTCCAAGGAATCCAGCCGCGCCGAACTGGTCGACGCGGTGCTGAACTGTGCCGAGGGACGCGACGTCGTCGCACCGAACCTCGCCGCCGGACTGGTCGGCGAGATCCAGCGCCGCAACGTCGCCGACACTCCGACCCTTAGCCCGCGTGAGCGCGAAGTGCTCGGGCACATCGCCAGCGGGCAGACCATCCCCGCGATGGCCAAGCACATGTTCCTGGCGCCGTCCACGGTGAAGACCCACGTGCAGCGGCTCTACGAGAAACTCGGCGTCGGGGACCGCGGGGCGGCCGTCGCGGAGGCGATGCGCCGCGGGCTGCTGGAATAG
- a CDS encoding MarR family transcriptional regulator, translated as MSGAADLTVLQAVRLKGRAGRADLPDAVDGLVAAGLLVDGPWVRLTDDGRTRLAELLAVERAAVDPRAVNELYERFLVVNADFKPLISRWQVARDTDAGDGAAAVLADLDELHREVLPVIAAAGELIPRLHAYAERLDAALRRAQGGDMSWLTRPMVDSYHTVWFELHEELIGMAGRTRAGEASSGSAD; from the coding sequence ATGAGCGGCGCGGCCGACCTGACCGTCCTGCAGGCGGTCCGGTTGAAGGGCCGGGCCGGACGGGCGGATCTGCCCGATGCCGTCGACGGATTGGTCGCCGCCGGGTTGCTCGTGGACGGGCCGTGGGTGCGGCTGACCGACGACGGTAGGACCCGCCTGGCGGAGCTGCTGGCCGTCGAGCGCGCCGCCGTCGACCCGCGGGCGGTGAACGAGCTGTACGAACGGTTCCTCGTCGTCAACGCCGACTTCAAGCCCCTGATCTCGCGGTGGCAGGTGGCGCGGGATACCGACGCGGGCGACGGCGCGGCCGCCGTGCTGGCCGACCTCGACGAGCTTCACCGCGAGGTGCTGCCGGTGATCGCCGCCGCGGGCGAGCTGATCCCGCGGCTGCACGCCTATGCCGAGCGGCTCGACGCGGCGTTGCGGCGGGCGCAGGGTGGCGACATGTCGTGGCTCACCCGCCCGATGGTCGACAGCTATCACACGGTGTGGTTCGAACTGCACGAGGAACTGATTGGTATGGCCGGCCGGACGCGCGCGGGAGAGGCCTCGTCCGGCAGTGCAGATTGA
- a CDS encoding pyruvate, phosphate dikinase gives MTLGAGSRPVHTAHRHSSTALDGDTSNPVLAVVGGKGRAIAAMASRGLPVPPAFCVTAQWCDGCAEDHIAIVDRLWPDVLDGLAVLERQTGSTFGSGPRPLLLSVRSSGATSMPGMLDTVLNVGVDDAVLEALGDRHSDRFATDIRDRFRRGYRRVVPDEPLDQLRGALVAVVASWSSSRVSTYRAHHGLQRGDIAIVVQAMVFGNLDARSGTGVLFTRDPATGASEPFGEWLPAAQGDDVVSGTSDCEPLSAMRDRLPDAYRELIEAGAVLERLSADVQDVEFTVESSRLWLLQSRVAKRSPRAAVRLAVAFHDEGLIDEAEMLRRVTPEQLEWVLTARSASEPSGPPLATGMAACPGVASGLVCVTSEEAIAAADEGRDVVLVRPTTSPDDVAGLVSAKAVVTEVGGASSHAAIVARELGIPAVVGCGVGVTARLAGQVVTVDGDTGEVRGGESTPSAPADSPDVQRFTDLVRHADAVQAAPLRAVLVAAGRAAR, from the coding sequence ATGACACTCGGCGCAGGTAGCCGACCCGTTCACACCGCGCATCGCCACAGCTCGACGGCACTGGACGGGGACACGAGCAACCCCGTCCTGGCGGTCGTCGGCGGTAAGGGCCGGGCGATCGCGGCGATGGCAAGCCGCGGTCTGCCGGTCCCGCCGGCGTTCTGCGTGACCGCGCAATGGTGTGACGGATGTGCCGAGGACCACATCGCGATCGTCGACCGGTTGTGGCCGGATGTGCTGGACGGGCTGGCGGTGCTGGAGAGGCAGACGGGAAGCACGTTCGGCAGCGGTCCCCGGCCACTCCTGCTGTCGGTCCGCAGCAGCGGTGCGACGTCGATGCCCGGCATGCTCGACACCGTCCTGAACGTCGGTGTGGACGACGCGGTCCTCGAGGCGCTCGGCGACCGGCATTCGGACCGCTTCGCCACCGACATCCGCGACCGGTTCCGCCGGGGCTACCGCCGGGTCGTGCCCGACGAACCCCTCGACCAACTCCGCGGCGCGCTGGTGGCGGTGGTGGCCTCGTGGTCGTCGAGCCGGGTGAGCACCTACCGTGCGCATCACGGCCTGCAGCGGGGCGATATCGCGATCGTGGTGCAGGCCATGGTCTTCGGCAATCTCGATGCCCGGTCGGGAACCGGGGTGCTCTTCACCCGCGATCCGGCGACGGGCGCCTCCGAACCGTTCGGCGAATGGCTGCCCGCCGCCCAGGGCGACGACGTGGTGTCGGGCACCAGCGACTGTGAACCGCTGAGCGCGATGCGGGACCGGCTACCCGACGCCTACCGGGAGCTGATCGAGGCGGGCGCTGTCCTGGAACGGCTCTCCGCCGACGTGCAGGACGTCGAGTTCACTGTGGAGTCCAGCAGGTTGTGGCTGCTGCAGTCGCGGGTGGCGAAACGGTCGCCGCGGGCCGCGGTGCGCCTTGCGGTCGCGTTCCACGACGAGGGGCTCATCGACGAGGCCGAGATGCTGCGCCGGGTGACGCCCGAGCAACTCGAATGGGTCCTGACGGCGCGGTCGGCAAGCGAGCCGTCCGGCCCGCCGCTGGCCACCGGGATGGCGGCCTGTCCGGGAGTCGCGTCGGGTCTGGTCTGCGTGACCAGCGAGGAGGCCATCGCCGCGGCCGACGAGGGACGAGACGTCGTCCTGGTGCGACCGACGACGAGCCCCGACGACGTCGCCGGGCTCGTCAGCGCCAAAGCCGTCGTCACCGAGGTGGGCGGCGCCAGCAGTCACGCCGCGATCGTGGCGCGTGAACTCGGCATACCCGCGGTCGTCGGGTGCGGAGTCGGAGTCACCGCGCGGCTGGCCGGCCAGGTCGTGACCGTCGACGGCGACACCGGTGAAGTGCGCGGCGGGGAGTCGACGCCGTCCGCGCCGGCCGACTCCCCGGACGTGCAGCGGTTCACCGACCTCGTGCGTCACGCCGACGCAGTGCAGGCCGCGCCGTTGCGGGCGGTACTCGTCGCCGCCGGGCGGGCCGCCCGATGA
- a CDS encoding HNH endonuclease signature motif containing protein: MFDSLVAATAGMHGTGAVGAWARVESAACARRLAAMVTVLEAAYALDGSADRDQWCHDNWDAVCDQVGAAQRMTGRSVSNLLLTAVALKERFPKVAAIFAAGLLTLAQVRVIVTRSAAVTDPDTLAQLDEALAEAVARWEPMSLDRTEKTIDEFIARLDPLALHRVQTRARGRSVDIAVDDGSGMAQLFATLFVPDAEAFEARLDALADTVCRHDPRTRDQLRSDAIGALGRDQDRLPCLCGREDCTAAQNPPAGGVVVYVIAHQDGLGDPAQDPPPPPPDGPRPDAPDVLDSAGDSAPAEEHSGLDGLVPPVFIRPPEGRPLTDGLVPRTPGFLNHLRPAITTRGRFLPGPVFRRVMLNAAIAEIFHPGQAPPEPRYRPSKKLADFVRCRDLTCRFPGCHEPATNCDVDHTIPWPYGPTQAANLKALCRRHHLLKTFWPGWRDRQYPDGTVEWTDPEGRTHVTTPGSRLLFPDLCEPTAPVTGATQPPASYAPGLTMPRRKTTRAQDRARCITRQREQNRQLAEEGWDLDDVGNQAVSTDGPG; this comes from the coding sequence ATGTTCGACTCGTTGGTGGCAGCGACGGCCGGTATGCATGGCACCGGTGCGGTGGGTGCGTGGGCGCGGGTGGAGTCCGCGGCATGTGCCCGTCGGTTGGCGGCGATGGTCACGGTCCTGGAGGCCGCGTACGCACTCGACGGGTCCGCGGACCGCGACCAGTGGTGTCACGACAACTGGGACGCCGTCTGCGACCAGGTCGGTGCGGCGCAGCGGATGACCGGTCGATCGGTCTCGAATCTGTTGTTGACGGCGGTGGCGTTGAAGGAACGCTTCCCGAAGGTCGCGGCGATCTTCGCCGCCGGGCTGCTCACTCTGGCGCAGGTCCGGGTGATCGTGACCCGCTCGGCGGCGGTGACCGACCCCGACACCCTGGCTCAGCTCGACGAGGCCCTCGCGGAGGCGGTGGCCCGCTGGGAGCCGATGTCGCTGGACCGGACGGAGAAGACCATCGACGAGTTCATCGCCCGGCTCGACCCGTTGGCGTTGCACCGCGTCCAGACTCGCGCGCGGGGTCGGTCGGTGGACATCGCCGTCGACGACGGTAGTGGGATGGCGCAGTTGTTCGCGACGCTGTTCGTCCCGGATGCCGAGGCCTTCGAGGCCCGGTTGGACGCGTTGGCCGACACGGTGTGTCGGCATGATCCGCGGACGCGGGATCAGCTCCGCTCCGATGCGATCGGCGCTTTGGGCCGCGACCAGGACCGCCTGCCATGCCTGTGCGGTCGGGAGGACTGCACCGCCGCGCAGAACCCACCCGCCGGCGGTGTGGTCGTCTACGTCATCGCGCACCAGGACGGCCTCGGCGACCCCGCCCAGGATCCCCCACCGCCGCCTCCTGATGGGCCCCGCCCCGATGCCCCCGACGTTCTCGATAGCGCCGGCGATAGCGCGCCTGCCGAGGAACACTCAGGCCTCGACGGGCTCGTGCCGCCGGTGTTCATCCGCCCACCCGAGGGCCGCCCACTGACCGACGGGCTCGTCCCGCGCACCCCCGGGTTCCTGAATCACCTTCGGCCGGCGATCACGACCCGCGGCCGGTTTCTGCCCGGCCCGGTGTTCCGACGCGTCATGCTCAACGCCGCCATCGCCGAGATCTTCCATCCCGGCCAGGCCCCACCCGAACCGCGATACCGGCCGTCGAAGAAGTTGGCGGACTTCGTCCGATGCCGCGATCTGACGTGCCGGTTCCCGGGCTGCCACGAACCGGCCACCAATTGCGATGTGGACCATACGATTCCGTGGCCCTACGGCCCTACACAAGCCGCCAACCTGAAAGCGCTTTGCCGTCGACATCACTTGCTGAAAACGTTCTGGCCCGGCTGGCGAGACCGGCAATACCCAGACGGCACAGTCGAGTGGACCGATCCGGAGGGGCGCACGCACGTGACGACCCCGGGGAGTCGGCTGCTGTTCCCCGACCTCTGCGAACCCACCGCACCGGTCACCGGAGCCACCCAGCCACCGGCCAGTTACGCACCGGGGCTGACCATGCCGCGCCGCAAGACCACCCGCGCCCAAGACCGCGCCCGCTGCATCACCCGCCAACGCGAACAGAACCGGCAACTCGCTGAAGAGGGGTGGGACCTCGATGACGTTGGTAATCAAGCGGTTTCAACCGACGGGCCGGGCTAG